In Geminocystis sp. NIES-3708, a single window of DNA contains:
- the cas10d gene encoding type I-D CRISPR-associated protein Cas10d/Csc3 — protein sequence MAKKSKNPNSESNQLQLDLYNNNSQEDTFTQEEELMNYDEFDDYDYDNDNFNLGDDWENSDRTIAPPKRELITLKLLQEAIIKQNPDDIVMADFAEYVLPNLLKVAIGVTAKGGKWIEKKLAEGIKSKRALGDQSLNTHLLNGLFPANLIQKELQKLDTTVRRVIKEKERRLSTAGFILHDFEKFDYSRFPEMPQKYIDLQKDETKKIRDLSVAEHREIITVIIKYLNLDRLIDPENPEGYLEYLDDILFIAYNTQTRYDTNWNLSHHSDLTPKLTGDKLNSLAYLSCLADRFASIIKHPQDALQSSLNDLVGRLSNRQLKLSYHSIAENRGVLTNILNNALIDAHINLNTTEQKYYYPLLYLPTGVVYLCDRYAPNVNKDNIPVLVVDKIKSLCNDELKKRQTGFNRDGKGIKYPDYYELFFDDISLMEVALDATIKILNDKKLPVSASRSENLVQFQQQEILPSYYNFQFSDDIRIDRIAEFGDTVTRKIWGTKVEKITELIKENKAQRKNNKNLPELPNLDLTSEVLIQKIAEFWDLSDHLLAINSIQNINQKLKDKNLKGNTGGVPYEWYYLAVKYLEKNQGIEDIKKPCLELIEYLKTIIEPAINKYNIDDGWQDLKSWVLQVIMLPEKESKNINNHKFLEELNNYQLAKKQGRGKQQICSISHSAYTVTEQRESAVLFMPQVYTNKQMLGGSNATRNISSIAGLEMMLRQILMSQTQAIGKNFEEAKYRYLYFYSTYYCTPETNIFLHKAYDNIRQTRFDTGIRNHFISKDLQADFSLENYQTVDIFHLDNDNSKTIDKTFKLSYPESQPLTFYFIALPPEKKGKDKKVTDTESWIMPTWLGFAFPMILDVKIAVSESPIPPFIDGSEFDETVFLDSPPISIKSLVKKDRFRLDYILEGWQENNKNFASPLNILTASYAIHLDVNAKQTKNGYEPNWGKLTELTKDLETSPLTVFSYLNKWVRKQKLDSAGIKKIKLYAYNFYPCFDPYITFNLEKEEFIMQPESPLNHPLNLTLLYRKFYRAKSSKGNPIKANAILKPIDEAADVILTVDKAISENEEALIYEVGARIFKLMERVHSSTAEGRWIIAKKDEERQAILEFANYFVKEVFMGAFKGDRSRLAGRQLNIIRDTCEFLYRLENDKEFQEKKAQGLIKTDDNSEEE from the coding sequence ATGGCTAAAAAAAGCAAAAATCCTAACTCAGAATCTAATCAACTACAGCTTGATTTATACAATAATAACAGTCAAGAGGATACATTTACACAAGAGGAAGAATTAATGAATTATGATGAATTTGACGATTATGACTATGATAATGATAACTTTAATTTAGGTGATGACTGGGAAAATAGCGATCGCACCATCGCACCGCCAAAAAGAGAATTAATTACCCTTAAACTCTTACAAGAAGCGATTATCAAACAAAATCCTGATGATATAGTCATGGCAGACTTTGCCGAATATGTTTTACCTAATTTGTTAAAAGTTGCCATTGGTGTAACTGCCAAGGGGGGGAAATGGATTGAAAAGAAGTTAGCTGAAGGAATTAAAAGCAAAAGGGCATTAGGTGATCAATCTCTCAATACTCATCTTTTAAATGGCTTATTTCCAGCTAATTTGATTCAAAAAGAATTACAAAAATTAGATACTACCGTTAGACGAGTCATTAAAGAAAAAGAAAGACGATTATCAACCGCAGGTTTTATTCTCCATGACTTTGAGAAATTCGATTATAGTCGTTTTCCCGAAATGCCTCAAAAATATATAGATTTGCAAAAAGATGAGACAAAAAAAATTAGAGATTTATCTGTTGCTGAACATCGAGAAATTATTACGGTTATCATTAAATATCTTAATCTCGATCGACTTATTGATCCCGAAAATCCAGAGGGTTACTTAGAATATTTAGACGATATTTTATTCATTGCCTATAACACTCAAACCCGTTATGACACCAACTGGAATTTATCCCATCATAGCGACTTAACACCGAAATTAACAGGAGATAAATTAAACTCCCTCGCCTATTTATCTTGTTTAGCCGATCGTTTTGCGTCAATCATAAAACATCCCCAAGACGCACTACAATCTAGTCTTAATGATTTAGTTGGGCGACTTAGTAACAGACAGTTAAAACTTTCTTACCATAGTATTGCAGAAAATAGAGGCGTTTTAACCAACATCCTTAACAATGCTTTAATCGATGCCCATATCAATCTCAATACAACAGAACAAAAATACTATTATCCTTTACTTTATTTGCCTACAGGAGTAGTTTATTTGTGCGATCGTTATGCACCGAATGTCAATAAAGACAATATTCCTGTATTAGTCGTTGATAAGATTAAATCTCTTTGTAACGATGAACTAAAAAAACGTCAAACGGGGTTTAACCGTGACGGTAAAGGCATTAAATATCCCGATTATTATGAGCTATTTTTTGATGATATTAGTTTAATGGAAGTTGCCCTCGATGCCACTATTAAGATTCTTAACGACAAAAAACTGCCTGTTTCTGCTAGTCGTAGTGAAAATTTAGTTCAATTTCAGCAACAAGAAATTTTACCGAGTTATTATAACTTTCAATTTTCTGATGATATTAGGATCGATCGAATTGCAGAATTTGGAGATACTGTAACCCGTAAAATTTGGGGGACAAAAGTAGAAAAAATCACAGAATTAATTAAAGAAAATAAAGCTCAAAGAAAAAATAATAAAAACTTACCCGAACTTCCTAATCTTGACTTAACATCCGAAGTATTAATTCAAAAAATTGCTGAATTTTGGGATTTATCTGACCATTTACTTGCAATTAATAGTATTCAAAATATCAACCAAAAACTAAAAGATAAAAACTTGAAAGGAAATACAGGAGGAGTTCCTTATGAATGGTACTATTTAGCCGTTAAATATTTAGAAAAAAATCAAGGAATAGAAGACATTAAAAAACCTTGCTTAGAATTAATTGAATATTTAAAAACTATCATTGAACCTGCCATAAACAAATACAATATTGATGATGGTTGGCAAGATTTAAAATCATGGGTTTTACAAGTAATAATGTTACCAGAAAAAGAGTCAAAAAATATAAATAATCATAAATTTTTAGAGGAATTAAATAATTATCAATTAGCAAAAAAACAAGGGCGGGGAAAACAACAAATTTGTTCTATTTCCCATTCAGCTTATACCGTTACAGAACAAAGAGAATCTGCCGTTTTATTTATGCCCCAAGTTTATACTAATAAACAAATGTTAGGGGGTTCTAATGCCACCAGAAATATCTCTAGTATTGCGGGTTTAGAGATGATGTTAAGACAAATTTTAATGAGTCAAACTCAAGCCATTGGCAAAAATTTTGAAGAAGCAAAATATCGTTATCTTTACTTTTATTCGACTTATTATTGCACTCCTGAAACTAATATATTTTTACATAAGGCTTATGATAATATCAGACAAACTCGTTTTGACACTGGGATTCGTAATCATTTTATTAGTAAAGATTTACAAGCAGATTTTAGTTTAGAAAACTATCAAACTGTGGATATTTTTCATTTAGATAATGATAATTCTAAAACCATAGATAAAACTTTCAAATTATCTTATCCTGAAAGTCAACCACTAACATTTTATTTCATTGCATTACCACCAGAAAAAAAAGGAAAAGATAAAAAGGTAACGGATACAGAATCATGGATTATGCCAACATGGTTAGGTTTTGCTTTTCCCATGATTTTAGATGTAAAAATTGCCGTTTCTGAGTCACCAATTCCACCGTTTATTGATGGTTCGGAATTTGATGAAACTGTCTTTTTAGATAGTCCACCAATCAGCATTAAAAGTTTAGTCAAAAAAGATAGATTTCGTCTTGATTATATTTTAGAAGGTTGGCAAGAAAATAATAAAAATTTTGCTTCTCCTTTAAATATTCTTACGGCTTCTTATGCTATCCATCTTGATGTTAATGCTAAACAAACTAAAAACGGTTATGAACCTAATTGGGGTAAATTAACCGAACTTACAAAAGATTTAGAAACCAGTCCTTTAACGGTTTTTTCTTATCTCAATAAATGGGTTCGTAAACAAAAATTGGACTCAGCAGGAATTAAGAAAATTAAGCTCTATGCTTATAATTTTTATCCCTGTTTTGACCCTTATATAACTTTTAATCTTGAAAAAGAGGAATTTATTATGCAACCAGAATCACCCTTAAATCATCCCTTAAATTTAACTTTACTTTATCGCAAATTTTATCGAGCTAAATCTAGTAAAGGAAATCCTATTAAAGCTAATGCAATTCTTAAACCTATTGATGAAGCCGCCGATGTTATTTTAACTGTTGATAAAGCTATCTCAGAAAATGAAGAAGCCTTAATTTATGAGGTGGGGGCAAGAATTTTTAAATTAATGGAAAGGGTACATTCATCTACTGCGGAAGGGCGTTGGATAATTGCTAAAAAAGATGAAGAAAGACAGGCAATTTTAGAGTTTGCAAATTACTTTGTTAAGGAGGTTTTTATGGGTGCATTTAAGGGCGATCGATCTCGTTTAGCAGGACGACAATTAAACATTATTCGAGATACTTGTGAGTTTCTTTATCGCCTAGAAAATGATAAAGAATTTCAAGAAAAAAAAGCTCAAGGATTAATTAAAACTGATGATAATTCAGAGGAGGAATAA
- the cas7d gene encoding type I-D CRISPR-associated protein Cas7/Csc2 encodes MSFLKSIDSKHFHTEIPYKPMGKYVHFLTIRVTESYPLFQTDEELNKARVSGGIEDKTPITRLAMFKRKQSSPERLMGRELMRNYGFMTAEECEYNVKFAMDNPDSIIYGFAIGDSGSEKSKVMVDTAFSITSFDESHETFTLNAPYENGTMTSKGEEGSKPGEVTSRINQQDHIKPQIFFPSIVTLKDPTEGSFLYVFNNILRTRHYGAQTTRTGKVRNELIGVIFGDGEIFSNLRWTQAIYDTLKTNNKFNDIDPLNEDDVIKYAQDSIETLMRDEFIVHTDFIGNSFKELLEESKVILSNEEQLKAVLKQADDEAKAYAKKHIKGKQEDKKKSAKK; translated from the coding sequence ATGTCTTTTTTAAAATCGATCGACTCTAAACATTTTCATACTGAAATCCCTTATAAACCTATGGGAAAATACGTTCATTTTCTAACTATTCGAGTCACAGAATCTTATCCTTTATTTCAAACCGATGAAGAATTAAATAAAGCCAGAGTTAGTGGTGGTATTGAAGATAAAACCCCTATTACTCGCCTTGCCATGTTTAAGCGAAAACAATCATCTCCTGAGCGTTTAATGGGGCGTGAATTGATGCGTAATTATGGTTTTATGACAGCCGAAGAATGCGAATATAATGTTAAATTTGCGATGGATAACCCTGATTCTATCATCTATGGATTTGCCATCGGCGATTCTGGTTCAGAGAAATCAAAAGTGATGGTAGATACAGCTTTTTCTATCACTTCCTTTGATGAATCCCACGAAACCTTTACTCTTAACGCACCCTATGAAAACGGCACAATGACATCCAAAGGAGAAGAGGGAAGTAAACCGGGGGAAGTAACAAGTCGTATTAATCAACAAGATCATATTAAACCACAAATATTTTTCCCTAGTATTGTCACCTTAAAAGATCCCACAGAAGGTAGTTTTTTATATGTTTTTAATAATATCTTAAGAACTCGTCATTATGGTGCGCAGACTACTCGCACAGGTAAAGTGAGAAATGAGTTAATTGGGGTAATATTTGGGGATGGTGAAATCTTCAGTAATTTACGTTGGACACAAGCTATTTATGATACTTTGAAAACTAATAATAAGTTCAATGATATTGATCCTTTAAATGAAGACGATGTTATTAAATATGCTCAAGATTCGATCGAAACTTTAATGAGAGATGAATTTATTGTTCACACAGATTTTATCGGTAATTCTTTTAAAGAATTATTAGAAGAAAGCAAAGTAATTTTGAGTAATGAAGAACAACTAAAAGCAGTGTTAAAACAAGCTGATGATGAAGCTAAAGCATACGCTAAAAAACACATTAAAGGTAAACAAGAAGATAAGAAAAAATCAGCTAAAAAATAA
- the cas5d gene encoding type I-D CRISPR-associated protein Cas5/Csc1, protein MTHIYQCEIELHDNLYYATREIGRLYETEAILHNYSLCYALGFVDSEKHRTTVNDEYSYKYFCQEQIPKYKEHLTLLNEQGIYITPAKSISHSAVLNTWKYANNNYHVEMEKTQKNIPSFGRNKEIAPESKFECFIISKNSFKKENTVNVWQWKIPKFIRLGKWMSKAEVIINKLDYKIKKNSNFTCAYPLNPLDVMFTNQLISYDVINMPPVSLIKNVTMKGDHYQISLDENSKQLVNIPVNMNYRFE, encoded by the coding sequence ATGACACATATTTATCAATGTGAAATTGAACTCCATGATAATCTTTACTATGCCACCCGTGAAATAGGTAGATTATACGAAACAGAAGCTATTTTACACAATTATAGCCTTTGTTATGCGTTAGGATTTGTGGACAGTGAAAAACATCGAACAACAGTTAATGATGAATATTCCTATAAGTATTTTTGTCAAGAACAAATACCTAAATATAAAGAACATTTAACTCTTTTAAATGAACAAGGAATTTATATAACTCCTGCTAAATCCATTTCTCATAGTGCCGTATTAAATACATGGAAATATGCCAATAATAATTATCATGTTGAAATGGAAAAAACACAAAAAAATATTCCAAGTTTTGGTAGAAATAAAGAAATTGCTCCAGAGAGTAAATTTGAGTGTTTTATTATTAGTAAAAACTCTTTTAAAAAAGAGAATACAGTTAATGTTTGGCAATGGAAAATACCAAAATTTATTCGTTTAGGAAAATGGATGAGTAAAGCTGAAGTAATAATAAACAAACTAGACTATAAAATCAAAAAAAATAGTAATTTTACTTGTGCTTATCCCCTCAATCCTTTAGATGTAATGTTTACTAATCAACTAATCTCTTACGACGTGATTAATATGCCACCAGTTAGCCTAATAAAAAATGTGACAATGAAGGGAGATCATTATCAAATCAGTCTTGATGAAAACTCTAAACAATTAGTTAATATACCGGTAAATATGAATTATCGTTTTGAATAA
- the cas6 gene encoding CRISPR-associated endoribonuclease Cas6, whose protein sequence is MPHSLVINFTPISDIPLGYTSGKHLHGLFFTLVNAVNPELAEYFHQSVANKSFTVSSLQVINSNKNQDKFLQWQQQKTVKKGSNCWWKITLLDDTLFSQLTKLWLNLRPEKPYHLGSGDLFITSVLASSDSHPWANAMSYQELFDRASETQRNINLKIYTPTAFRQGKYDVSLPTAELVFNSLLRKWQKYSNIPFDNINFEELYPAYFDIKTEIIIDNKSKFIGCIGTINYKILGEIEAIKIKQINTLADYSFYSGLGRKTTMGFGVLKRLN, encoded by the coding sequence ATGCCTCACAGTTTAGTCATCAATTTTACACCTATTTCCGATATTCCTCTTGGTTATACTTCAGGGAAACATCTACACGGCTTATTTTTTACCTTAGTTAATGCCGTCAATCCAGAATTAGCGGAATATTTTCATCAATCGGTGGCAAATAAAAGTTTTACGGTTTCTTCTTTACAGGTTATTAATAGTAATAAAAATCAAGATAAGTTTTTACAATGGCAACAACAAAAAACTGTCAAAAAAGGTAGTAACTGTTGGTGGAAAATCACATTATTAGATGATACTTTATTTAGTCAATTAACCAAATTATGGCTTAATTTAAGACCAGAAAAACCCTATCATTTAGGAAGTGGAGACTTATTCATTACCAGTGTTTTAGCCAGTTCAGATAGTCACCCTTGGGCGAATGCGATGAGTTATCAAGAATTGTTCGATCGAGCTTCGGAAACACAAAGAAATATCAACCTAAAAATATATACTCCCACAGCATTTAGACAGGGGAAATATGATGTATCTTTACCTACTGCTGAATTAGTATTTAATAGTCTATTAAGGAAGTGGCAAAAATATAGTAATATCCCTTTTGATAATATTAATTTTGAGGAATTATATCCGGCTTATTTTGACATAAAAACAGAAATAATTATCGATAATAAAAGTAAATTTATCGGTTGTATTGGTACTATCAATTATAAAATTTTAGGAGAAATAGAAGCGATAAAAATTAAACAAATTAATACCTTAGCAGACTATAGTTTTTATAGTGGATTAGGGAGAAAAACGACCATGGGATTTGGCGTACTTAAAAGACTTAATTAA
- the cas4 gene encoding CRISPR-associated protein Cas4 has translation MMENDFISIASLNHYSYCPHRYWRMFCANEFEDNQYTIDGTTLHDRVHTVGDLNLGETWQIRAIYLKSERYKLIGKADLIEAENGTFYPVEYKRGKKGEWINDELQVVAQALCLEEMTDTNVHTGYIYYAQTHQRQEVKIDDNLKKDAIVIIKAIQEINQTGKIPKAVYSKKCKGCSLYSACLPIANDKVNRYRESE, from the coding sequence ATTATGGAAAATGACTTTATTTCTATTGCTTCTTTAAACCATTATTCCTACTGTCCTCATCGTTATTGGCGAATGTTTTGTGCTAACGAATTTGAAGATAATCAATATACGATCGACGGTACAACTTTACACGATCGAGTCCATACAGTAGGCGATTTAAACTTAGGAGAAACATGGCAAATTAGAGCGATTTATCTCAAATCTGAACGGTATAAATTAATCGGTAAAGCAGACTTAATTGAAGCAGAAAACGGTACTTTTTACCCTGTTGAATACAAGCGAGGTAAAAAAGGCGAATGGATTAATGATGAGTTACAAGTTGTCGCTCAAGCTCTTTGTTTAGAAGAAATGACTGATACTAATGTTCATACTGGTTATATTTATTACGCTCAAACTCATCAACGACAGGAGGTAAAAATTGATGATAATTTAAAAAAAGATGCGATCGTAATTATTAAAGCAATTCAAGAAATAAATCAAACAGGAAAGATACCAAAAGCAGTTTATAGCAAAAAGTGTAAAGGTTGTAGCCTTTATTCTGCTTGTCTGCCGATAGCCAACGACAAAGTCAACCGCTACCGAGAAAGTGAATAG
- a CDS encoding four helix bundle protein: MDSIIYQKAYKFSLRIIKAYRYLIEEKKEFILSKQLLRSATSIGANIAEASGAISKADFRHKMSIAYKESLETQYWLSLLKDSEVIDVKSYQSINQDAVEISKILCLIVKNTKAKNNKQDTS; encoded by the coding sequence ATGGATAGTATTATTTATCAAAAAGCATATAAATTTTCTTTAAGAATTATTAAAGCATATAGATATTTAATTGAAGAAAAAAAAGAGTTTATTTTATCAAAACAATTATTAAGAAGTGCTACATCTATTGGGGCAAATATTGCCGAAGCTAGTGGGGCAATTTCCAAAGCAGATTTTAGGCATAAAATGTCCATTGCTTACAAAGAATCACTAGAGACACAATATTGGCTTTCTTTACTCAAAGATTCTGAAGTCATAGATGTCAAAAGTTATCAAAGTATTAATCAAGATGCTGTAGAAATTAGCAAAATTTTATGCTTGATCGTAAAAAATACAAAAGCAAAAAATAATAAACAAGATACCAGCTAA
- the cas1d gene encoding type I-D CRISPR-associated endonuclease Cas1d, which produces MGTIYITQDDAFIGKTDERLQVKADKKQLLDVPFIKIDGLVILGRANFSPAIVSELLTRKIPLSFLTSTGKYLGRLEPELTKNIFIRKAQWAVTENSPKAIHVVNGFIRGKLKNYRNLMMLRNRQEYHEKLESSVEQIQQIIKSLDTKNNINSLRGLEGAGSAIYFSCFNDFIKNNNFSFKTRNRRPPTDPVNSLLSLGYALLRHDIQSAVNIVGFDPYLGYLHVAHYGRPALALDLMEEFRPIITDAMVLNVINNKKLTPQDFITEPISNAVSLTKEGLKIFLRSYEEKKQSKFKHPVLNKQCTYQEAFEIQARLLGKYLMSETEQYTPLITKK; this is translated from the coding sequence ATGGGAACAATTTATATTACTCAAGATGATGCTTTTATTGGTAAAACTGATGAAAGATTACAAGTTAAAGCTGATAAAAAACAATTATTAGATGTACCTTTTATCAAGATAGATGGTCTAGTAATTTTAGGACGAGCAAATTTTTCTCCTGCTATTGTCTCTGAATTATTAACTCGCAAAATACCTCTCAGTTTTTTAACAAGTACTGGGAAATATTTAGGGAGATTAGAGCCAGAATTAACTAAAAATATTTTCATCAGAAAAGCTCAATGGGCAGTGACAGAAAATTCTCCAAAAGCTATTCATGTTGTCAACGGATTTATTCGAGGTAAACTAAAAAATTATCGCAACTTAATGATGTTAAGAAATCGTCAAGAGTATCATGAAAAACTAGAAAGCTCGGTCGAGCAAATTCAACAAATAATTAAATCTTTAGATACTAAAAATAACATTAATTCTTTGAGAGGTTTAGAAGGTGCAGGAAGTGCAATTTATTTTAGTTGTTTTAATGATTTTATTAAAAATAATAACTTTAGTTTTAAAACTCGTAATCGCCGTCCTCCAACTGATCCAGTTAATTCTTTACTCAGTTTAGGCTATGCTTTATTAAGGCATGATATTCAAAGTGCGGTCAATATTGTAGGTTTTGATCCCTATTTAGGTTATCTTCATGTTGCTCATTATGGCAGACCTGCTTTAGCATTAGATTTAATGGAGGAATTTAGACCAATTATTACTGATGCGATGGTTTTAAATGTGATTAATAATAAAAAATTAACTCCTCAAGATTTTATCACTGAACCCATCAGTAATGCTGTTTCTTTAACCAAAGAAGGACTTAAAATATTTTTAAGATCTTATGAAGAAAAAAAACAATCGAAATTTAAACATCCAGTTTTAAATAAACAATGTACTTACCAAGAAGCCTTTGAAATTCAAGCTCGTTTATTAGGTAAATATTTAATGTCAGAAACTGAACAATATACACCTTTAATCACTAAAAAATAA
- the cas2 gene encoding CRISPR-associated endonuclease Cas2, giving the protein MYIIISYDITDNKRRTRIHNILKSYGEWVQYSIFECELTETQYAKLRHRLSKLIKKDDNDNIRFYFMCRCCQGKIERIGGELPRDNTMFFV; this is encoded by the coding sequence ATGTATATAATTATTAGTTATGATATTACAGATAATAAAAGACGTACTAGAATTCATAACATTTTAAAATCTTATGGTGAATGGGTACAGTATAGTATTTTTGAATGTGAACTCACCGAAACACAATATGCAAAATTACGTCATCGTCTCAGTAAATTAATTAAAAAAGATGATAATGATAATATCCGTTTTTATTTTATGTGTCGTTGCTGTCAAGGTAAAATAGAGCGTATTGGCGGTGAATTACCTAGAGATAATACTATGTTTTTTGTCTAA
- a CDS encoding GUN4 domain-containing protein, whose product MKIKPFFLALIFTFISTNFLNKTYAQTALLNENPDLISPESKVDFNNLAQYLESQNWRKANDETRNLILQATGRKSIGWIPPSDLKNIPCWDLKTIDKLWLENSNNRFGFSAQLPLYIETGNRPGRLIGDDAYNRFGDRVGWRKDNDWIIFIENLNYTATAPIGHFPNPRPEYSITGGRLLYSVLAERMVQCNMNK is encoded by the coding sequence ATGAAAATTAAACCTTTTTTTCTTGCCCTTATTTTTACTTTTATCTCCACTAATTTCCTTAATAAAACTTACGCTCAAACAGCTTTATTAAATGAAAATCCTGATCTTATTTCCCCTGAAAGTAAAGTTGACTTCAATAATCTCGCTCAATATTTAGAAAGTCAAAATTGGCGTAAAGCTAATGATGAAACCAGAAATTTAATCTTACAAGCTACTGGTAGAAAATCTATTGGTTGGATTCCGCCTTCTGATTTAAAAAACATACCTTGCTGGGATTTAAAAACTATAGATAAGTTATGGTTAGAAAATTCTAATAATAGATTCGGTTTTAGTGCTCAACTACCTCTATATATTGAAACAGGAAATCGCCCCGGAAGACTTATTGGCGATGACGCTTATAATCGTTTTGGAGATCGTGTTGGTTGGCGTAAAGATAACGACTGGATTATTTTTATTGAAAATCTTAACTATACAGCTACAGCACCCATTGGACATTTTCCTAATCCTCGCCCTGAATACTCTATTACAGGAGGTAGGCTACTATATTCTGTTTTAGCAGAAAGAATGGTTCAATGTAATATGAATAAATAG
- the leuC gene encoding 3-isopropylmalate dehydratase large subunit codes for MSKGTLFDKVWNLHTVGILPSGQTQLFIGLHLIHEVTSPQAFAMIRERNIKVLFPDRTVATVDHIVPTENQARPFVDTLAEEMIQALENNTKENSIRFYNTNSGNQGIVHVIAPEQGLTQPGMTIACGDSHTSTHGAFGAIAFGIGTSQVRDVLASQTLSLTKLKVRKIEVNGELPQGVYAKDIILHIIRKLGVNGGVGYAYEYAGTTFEKMNMEERMTVCNMSIEGGARCGYINPDQVTYEYLKNRDFAPKAEKWDEAVTWWESIRSDADAEYDDIVTFNASDIEPTVTWGITPSQGIGINESLPTLDGLPENDKEIAIEAFKYMQLQEGQPLKGTPIDVCFIGSCTNGRISDLREAAKFAQGHKVANNVKAFVVPGSERVKQQAEAEGLHHIFLDAGFEWREPGCSMCLAMNPDKLQGDQISASSSNRNFKGRQGSAQGRTLLMSPAMVVAAAINGKVSDIREL; via the coding sequence ATGAGTAAAGGAACGTTATTTGATAAAGTCTGGAATTTACACACTGTCGGTATTTTACCTTCCGGACAAACTCAATTATTTATCGGTTTACACTTGATTCATGAAGTAACCAGCCCTCAAGCCTTCGCCATGATTCGAGAAAGAAATATTAAAGTACTTTTCCCCGATCGCACCGTAGCAACAGTAGATCATATTGTACCGACAGAAAATCAAGCTCGTCCGTTTGTAGATACTTTAGCGGAGGAGATGATTCAAGCCTTAGAAAATAACACTAAAGAAAACAGCATCAGATTTTATAACACCAATTCTGGTAATCAAGGTATTGTCCATGTAATTGCCCCAGAACAAGGCTTAACTCAACCCGGTATGACAATCGCTTGTGGTGACTCTCACACTTCCACCCATGGGGCTTTTGGGGCGATCGCTTTTGGTATTGGTACATCTCAAGTAAGGGATGTGTTAGCTTCTCAAACCTTATCTTTAACCAAATTAAAAGTGAGAAAAATTGAGGTAAACGGAGAATTACCCCAAGGAGTTTATGCTAAAGACATAATTTTGCATATTATCCGTAAATTAGGGGTAAATGGTGGTGTTGGTTATGCCTATGAGTATGCAGGTACAACTTTTGAAAAAATGAATATGGAAGAAAGAATGACCGTATGTAATATGTCCATCGAAGGTGGAGCTCGTTGCGGTTATATTAATCCAGATCAAGTAACTTATGAGTATCTCAAAAATAGAGATTTTGCCCCAAAAGCAGAAAAATGGGATGAAGCAGTGACATGGTGGGAAAGTATCCGCAGTGATGCTGATGCTGAATATGACGACATTGTAACGTTTAATGCTAGTGATATTGAACCTACCGTTACATGGGGTATTACTCCCAGTCAAGGCATTGGCATCAATGAATCTTTACCTACTTTAGACGGCTTACCTGAAAATGATAAAGAAATTGCCATAGAAGCCTTTAAATATATGCAGTTACAAGAAGGACAACCCCTCAAAGGTACTCCCATAGATGTCTGTTTCATCGGTAGTTGTACTAACGGCAGAATAAGTGATTTAAGAGAAGCAGCAAAATTCGCTCAAGGGCATAAAGTAGCGAATAATGTCAAAGCCTTTGTCGTACCCGGATCTGAAAGAGTAAAACAACAAGCGGAAGCAGAAGGACTACATCATATTTTTTTAGATGCAGGTTTTGAATGGCGCGAACCCGGTTGCTCCATGTGTTTAGCAATGAATCCTGACAAGTTACAAGGAGATCAAATTAGTGCATCATCTTCTAATCGTAACTTTAAAGGTCGTCAAGGTTCAGCTCAAGGGCGCACTTTATTAATGAGCCCTGCTATGGTAGTAGCTGCGGCTATCAATGGTAAAGTTTCTGATATAAGAGAACTATAA